The region TTCCCGTCGGGTTACTCCGGGTGAAAGCCTGATCTACGTGATTGGACGGTGTCGGCTATGGCCGTACCCTTGTTGGAGGCACCATTTTGAGGTCCTTGCTCCGTCGTCGGTTGTCTCACCTCTCCTAGGTGATTGCTCATGGTGATCTCCGTCGGCTCAAGGCGATGCCTCTTTGCTCATCTTTAGTTTGCTTTGTAGTTTGTTGGAGTGGTGTGTCAGTGCCAAGCACCCTTGTATCTCGCCATGGgtgtgtgttcttgccttgggtgtgtggtgtgtgtagtgtgtgtttgTATCGGATCTCGGTTGTATCGGTGTTggatgctttataatataaagcggggaaaCTCTTTTTCTTAACTTGCTATGGCAAAACAACTACTGTTGCCATGACAACTTTGTAAGATTTGTCATGATAGGCACGAAAATTGTCATGTAGTgcaataaaaagcaaaaacaattatgaTATTTCACGAAGAAATCTCGTTCGTTTGATCGTGACCAGACGGCTTTGagggcgtttgttgggaggcacaaAAGATATGACGTTCGCCCATTATCATTTTCTTAAAACTGATCATTGACAACTTAGCTATTTGCACTCCTCGGTTTATAAAAACGATTCATAAGGATTCCGTATCGCCTACCCGTGGTAACAATATCTAATACCTCATGTTCGAACGTGCCCATATGTCATCCTCTCCATAACCAGTCATGTAACTGGTTACAACTTCCTACAAAATCTCAAGTCACCAGTGCATGCACACCCCCAAAGTTGGCATCCAAATTTGTCACCACCCTTCGCTATTTCTTCTCCTCTCCACCCATCATCACTACCGGACGGCCTTGCCCCAAGCCTGTACGTGCGTACCTCAGCAACCATGGCATGTCTGAgggccaccgccgccgcactcctTCTCACCCTTGCGTCGTCGGCCGCGGCCACCATGACAAAGTTCAACATTACCGAGGTCCTCAACGAATCCCCCGAGTTCTTGACCTTCAACAGCCTTCTGTCGAAGACGAACCTCGCTGAGGAAATCAACAAGCGGCAGACTATCACCGTTCTCGTGGTCGACAACTCCGCTGCCAGCGGCATCACGTCGCTGCCCACAGACACGCAGAAGAAGGTGCTCGCCGTGCACGTCATCCTCGACTACTATGATCCCATGAAACTTGAAAACATCAAGAAGGGGACGGCGCTCCTTACCTCGCTCTTCCAGACTACCGGCGCTGCCACCGACCGCATGGGGTTCGTCAACTACACCCATAGCGCGGACGaccagatggtgtttggctcagCCGAGCCCGGCGCACCGCTCAGCTCGCAGCTGGTAAAGGTCGTTGCGTGCCGACCGTACAATCTATCCGTCATGCAGGTCAGTGCAGCAATCATTCCACCGAGCATCAGCCCGTCGGGCAAGGGGAGCTCCGCGGCACCCGGTCCAGCCCACGGTTCATCGTCCAACGCGAGTGTCCCGACCATTACCGCGGCTGAGACGCTTGAATCGTCCGATGAGGCCAGTGCGCTAGACGATGACGCTCCTGCATCATCGCCACCAGTGCACAGCGCTGACGCGGCCGCAGGCGCGCGCACTTCGGCGGGGAACACAGTAGTGGTCCGCTCACGTGTTTGGCTCGTGGGGCTTGTGATGTTGATGGTTTAAAATTCTACGCACAGCAACGGCCGATGTTTAGCTTTACACGTCTAGTTCTTTTTTTTCGGGGATTTACACGTCTAGTTGTgtaagaagtactccctccgtctcataatgtagtgtcaaaaaatatcttacattatgagacggagggagtacttgggtaTGTTGTAATTCGTTCGATGGATGCCCTTGATGTAAATTAAACgacattttattttcctttttgtcTCGGTCAATCAAGTTTTTTTTTTGCACCCATCCCTACTGACATGACTTTTTCTTTATAAGGAGCCAAGAAAACGCCTTATCTATTTTTATCTCTATACATTTCCctaatctttacctactaataaaagggCTATTATTTCTGCCAGTTCACCgtcatttttt is a window of Triticum dicoccoides isolate Atlit2015 ecotype Zavitan chromosome 2B, WEW_v2.0, whole genome shotgun sequence DNA encoding:
- the LOC119367785 gene encoding fasciclin-like arabinogalactan protein 14 encodes the protein MACLRATAAALLLTLASSAAATMTKFNITEVLNESPEFLTFNSLLSKTNLAEEINKRQTITVLVVDNSAASGITSLPTDTQKKVLAVHVILDYYDPMKLENIKKGTALLTSLFQTTGAATDRMGFVNYTHSADDQMVFGSAEPGAPLSSQLVKVVACRPYNLSVMQVSAAIIPPSISPSGKGSSAAPGPAHGSSSNASVPTITAAETLESSDEASALDDDAPASSPPVHSADAAAGARTSAGNTVVVRSRVWLVGLVMLMV